In Coregonus clupeaformis isolate EN_2021a chromosome 15, ASM2061545v1, whole genome shotgun sequence, one genomic interval encodes:
- the LOC121582017 gene encoding zinc finger protein 883-like isoform X2, which translates to MATFYNMYQSETTSIMAVFVEAAITEINKLWPNSYANVSNPERELCTIMNLMMEEAIRKICQLFLVASSSLLNENVKLKTKVEQMTQLFQNNTQPGPAKVCSKPTETSSLENDSSLGDTDGLNTDPSPRDTESNVEHMRAALPEGNERDGHESQKNGNTTRGTRSKETKRFKCDICEKTFSRNKRLVQHKLTHTRPFKCDVCEKTFSMEGSLEAHTLTHTRPFKCDVCDKAFSRNRLLVRHKLIHTGERPFACGQCGKIFRMSKQLEHHMLRHREKTFSCKVCENTFSTKKDLKRHQLVHAVERPFKCLTCGKGFTAKKLLIEHERIHTGEKPYSCAVCGKSYTQSGGLSYHMRTHTGERPHSCSECGKSFMTKSSLERHKVIHTGQKPFTCETCGAAFGHKGNLVRHQVLHTGERPYKCKVCGTSYLQSTLLKAHMHRHGATKPFMCDLCGKTFMYNFLMRRHHLKWHTAEGEKQKERKRKERTRERPGTSTKPFSCNICLNGFSSMLTLKNHQRIHTGLKQYSCSICGKTFAYKNTFDYHMRLHSGVKPYACKYCEKKFVLKQALEGHERTHTGEKPFKCSYCDKTFSVGTNLKRHERVHTGEKPFKCDVCGRGFGQANNVKAHMQVHTGVRPYYCKRCGKGFSDIRHYKNHSCNGVAATRDQSHKSSDRTFRNKKEGRDRSACHNAAVM; encoded by the exons ATGGCTACATTTTACAACATGTACCAGTCAGAAACAACATCGATTATGGCCGTTTTCGTCGAGGCGGCAATTACAGAAATTAACAAACTTTGGCCAAACTCTTACGCTAACGTTAGCAATCCGGAGAGAGAG CTTTGCACAATTATGAATCTGATGATGGAGGAGGCTATTCGTAAAATCTGCCAACTATTCCTAGTGGCTTCCTCGAGTTTACTAAATGAGAACGTGAAACTGAAGACCAAGGTCGAGCAGATGACCCAGTTGTTTCAAAACAATACACAGCCTG GTCCTGCAAAGGTTTGCAGTAAACCCACAGAGACGTCTTCATTGGAGAATGACTCCTCTCTGGGAGACACAGATGGACTGAATACAGACCCCTCCCCAAGAGACACCGAATCCAACGTTGAGCATATGAGAGCTGCTCTGCCAGAGGGCAACGAGAGAGACGGCCATGAAAGCCAGAAAAACGGCAATACTACTAGAGGGACACGATCCAAAGAAACCAAACGCTTCAAGTGTGATATTTGTGAGAAGACCTTCAGCCGGAACAAACGGCTGGTACAACACAAGCTAACTCACACAAGACCCTTCAAGTGTGATGTTTGTGAAAAGACCTTCAGCATGGAAGGGTCACTGGAAGCTCACACGCTAACTCACACAAGACCCTTCAAGTGTGATGTTTGTGACAAGGCCTTCAGCCGGAACCGCTTGCTGGTACGTCACAAGctaattcacacaggagagaggccaTTCGCTTGTGGTCAATGTGGCAAAATATTCAGAATGTCTAAGCAGCTCGAACATCACATGTTGCGTCACAGAGAAAAAACGTTCAGTTGCAAAGTCTGTGAAAATACATTCTCTACCAAGAAAGATCTGAAACGACATCAGCTTGTTCATGCAGTGGAGAGACCGTTCAAGTGCCTGACTTGTGGAAAGGGTTTCACAGCAAAGAAACTGCTTATCGAGCACGAGAGAATCCACACCGGTGAAAAACCATACAGCTGTGCTGTATGTGGGAAGAGTTACACACAGAGTGGTGGCCTGAGTTATCATATGCGAACACATACAGGTGAACGTCCACATTCATGCTCAGAGTGTGGTAAAAGCTTTATGACTAAATCCAGCCTTGAAAGACACAAGGTAATTCATACAGGGCAGAAACCATTTACATGTGAGACATGTGGAGCTGCTTTCGGCCATAAAGGAAACCTTGTGAGACACCAAGTGCTTCACACAGGCGAGAGACCGTACAAATGTAAAGTGTGTGGAACAAGCTACCTTCAGTCCACCCTCTTAAAAGCTCACATGCACCGTCATGGGGCAACCAAACCATTTATGTGTGACCTATGTGGGAAGACTTTTATGTACAATTTTCTAATGAGACGACACCATCTAAAATGGCACACAGCTGAAGGAGAGAAGCAGAAAGAACGAAAGAGAAAAGAGCGAACGAGAGAGAGACCAGGAACCTCAACAAAGCCATTCAGTTGCAACATATGTTTGAACGGCTTCAGCTCCATGCTAACTCTGAAAAACCATCAACGAATTCACACAGGACTAAAGCAATACTCTTGTTCCATTTGCGGAAAGACCTTTGCCTATAAAAATACTTTTGACTATCACATGAGACTTCACAGTGGAGTGAAGCCATACGCTTGTAAATACTGTGAAAAGAAATTTGTTCTTAAGCAAGCCCTTGAAGGACATGAGCGTACCCATACAGGTGAAAAGCCCTTCAAATGCAGTTATTGTGACAAGACTTTCTCAGTCGGCACCAATCTCAAAAGGCATGAGCGAGTCCACACGGGAGAGAAGCCATTCAAATGTGATGTCTGTGGGAGAGGTTTCGGCCAAGCCAACAATGTCAAAGCCCACATGCAAGTCCACACTGGAGTGAGGCCTTACTATTGCAAGAGATGTGGAAAGGGCTTTTCTGACATAAGACACTACAAAAACCATAGCTGTAATGGTGTGGCAGCGACACGCGATCAGTCTCATAAATCTTCTGACCGCACTTTCAGAAATAAGAAAGAAGGTAGAGACAGGAGTGCTTGCCATAATGCTGCTGTTATGTAG
- the LOC121582017 gene encoding zinc finger protein 883-like isoform X1: protein MATFYNMYQSETTSIMAVFVEAAITEINKLWPNSYANVSNPERELCTIMNLMMEEAIRKICQLFLVASSSLLNENVKLKTKVEQMTQLFQNNTQPGKSPAKVCSKPTETSSLENDSSLGDTDGLNTDPSPRDTESNVEHMRAALPEGNERDGHESQKNGNTTRGTRSKETKRFKCDICEKTFSRNKRLVQHKLTHTRPFKCDVCEKTFSMEGSLEAHTLTHTRPFKCDVCDKAFSRNRLLVRHKLIHTGERPFACGQCGKIFRMSKQLEHHMLRHREKTFSCKVCENTFSTKKDLKRHQLVHAVERPFKCLTCGKGFTAKKLLIEHERIHTGEKPYSCAVCGKSYTQSGGLSYHMRTHTGERPHSCSECGKSFMTKSSLERHKVIHTGQKPFTCETCGAAFGHKGNLVRHQVLHTGERPYKCKVCGTSYLQSTLLKAHMHRHGATKPFMCDLCGKTFMYNFLMRRHHLKWHTAEGEKQKERKRKERTRERPGTSTKPFSCNICLNGFSSMLTLKNHQRIHTGLKQYSCSICGKTFAYKNTFDYHMRLHSGVKPYACKYCEKKFVLKQALEGHERTHTGEKPFKCSYCDKTFSVGTNLKRHERVHTGEKPFKCDVCGRGFGQANNVKAHMQVHTGVRPYYCKRCGKGFSDIRHYKNHSCNGVAATRDQSHKSSDRTFRNKKEGRDRSACHNAAVM from the exons ATGGCTACATTTTACAACATGTACCAGTCAGAAACAACATCGATTATGGCCGTTTTCGTCGAGGCGGCAATTACAGAAATTAACAAACTTTGGCCAAACTCTTACGCTAACGTTAGCAATCCGGAGAGAGAG CTTTGCACAATTATGAATCTGATGATGGAGGAGGCTATTCGTAAAATCTGCCAACTATTCCTAGTGGCTTCCTCGAGTTTACTAAATGAGAACGTGAAACTGAAGACCAAGGTCGAGCAGATGACCCAGTTGTTTCAAAACAATACACAGCCTGGTAAAA GTCCTGCAAAGGTTTGCAGTAAACCCACAGAGACGTCTTCATTGGAGAATGACTCCTCTCTGGGAGACACAGATGGACTGAATACAGACCCCTCCCCAAGAGACACCGAATCCAACGTTGAGCATATGAGAGCTGCTCTGCCAGAGGGCAACGAGAGAGACGGCCATGAAAGCCAGAAAAACGGCAATACTACTAGAGGGACACGATCCAAAGAAACCAAACGCTTCAAGTGTGATATTTGTGAGAAGACCTTCAGCCGGAACAAACGGCTGGTACAACACAAGCTAACTCACACAAGACCCTTCAAGTGTGATGTTTGTGAAAAGACCTTCAGCATGGAAGGGTCACTGGAAGCTCACACGCTAACTCACACAAGACCCTTCAAGTGTGATGTTTGTGACAAGGCCTTCAGCCGGAACCGCTTGCTGGTACGTCACAAGctaattcacacaggagagaggccaTTCGCTTGTGGTCAATGTGGCAAAATATTCAGAATGTCTAAGCAGCTCGAACATCACATGTTGCGTCACAGAGAAAAAACGTTCAGTTGCAAAGTCTGTGAAAATACATTCTCTACCAAGAAAGATCTGAAACGACATCAGCTTGTTCATGCAGTGGAGAGACCGTTCAAGTGCCTGACTTGTGGAAAGGGTTTCACAGCAAAGAAACTGCTTATCGAGCACGAGAGAATCCACACCGGTGAAAAACCATACAGCTGTGCTGTATGTGGGAAGAGTTACACACAGAGTGGTGGCCTGAGTTATCATATGCGAACACATACAGGTGAACGTCCACATTCATGCTCAGAGTGTGGTAAAAGCTTTATGACTAAATCCAGCCTTGAAAGACACAAGGTAATTCATACAGGGCAGAAACCATTTACATGTGAGACATGTGGAGCTGCTTTCGGCCATAAAGGAAACCTTGTGAGACACCAAGTGCTTCACACAGGCGAGAGACCGTACAAATGTAAAGTGTGTGGAACAAGCTACCTTCAGTCCACCCTCTTAAAAGCTCACATGCACCGTCATGGGGCAACCAAACCATTTATGTGTGACCTATGTGGGAAGACTTTTATGTACAATTTTCTAATGAGACGACACCATCTAAAATGGCACACAGCTGAAGGAGAGAAGCAGAAAGAACGAAAGAGAAAAGAGCGAACGAGAGAGAGACCAGGAACCTCAACAAAGCCATTCAGTTGCAACATATGTTTGAACGGCTTCAGCTCCATGCTAACTCTGAAAAACCATCAACGAATTCACACAGGACTAAAGCAATACTCTTGTTCCATTTGCGGAAAGACCTTTGCCTATAAAAATACTTTTGACTATCACATGAGACTTCACAGTGGAGTGAAGCCATACGCTTGTAAATACTGTGAAAAGAAATTTGTTCTTAAGCAAGCCCTTGAAGGACATGAGCGTACCCATACAGGTGAAAAGCCCTTCAAATGCAGTTATTGTGACAAGACTTTCTCAGTCGGCACCAATCTCAAAAGGCATGAGCGAGTCCACACGGGAGAGAAGCCATTCAAATGTGATGTCTGTGGGAGAGGTTTCGGCCAAGCCAACAATGTCAAAGCCCACATGCAAGTCCACACTGGAGTGAGGCCTTACTATTGCAAGAGATGTGGAAAGGGCTTTTCTGACATAAGACACTACAAAAACCATAGCTGTAATGGTGTGGCAGCGACACGCGATCAGTCTCATAAATCTTCTGACCGCACTTTCAGAAATAAGAAAGAAGGTAGAGACAGGAGTGCTTGCCATAATGCTGCTGTTATGTAG
- the LOC121582017 gene encoding gastrula zinc finger protein XlCGF57.1-like isoform X3, which produces MNLMMEEAIRKICQLFLVASSSLLNENVKLKTKVEQMTQLFQNNTQPGKSPAKVCSKPTETSSLENDSSLGDTDGLNTDPSPRDTESNVEHMRAALPEGNERDGHESQKNGNTTRGTRSKETKRFKCDICEKTFSRNKRLVQHKLTHTRPFKCDVCEKTFSMEGSLEAHTLTHTRPFKCDVCDKAFSRNRLLVRHKLIHTGERPFACGQCGKIFRMSKQLEHHMLRHREKTFSCKVCENTFSTKKDLKRHQLVHAVERPFKCLTCGKGFTAKKLLIEHERIHTGEKPYSCAVCGKSYTQSGGLSYHMRTHTGERPHSCSECGKSFMTKSSLERHKVIHTGQKPFTCETCGAAFGHKGNLVRHQVLHTGERPYKCKVCGTSYLQSTLLKAHMHRHGATKPFMCDLCGKTFMYNFLMRRHHLKWHTAEGEKQKERKRKERTRERPGTSTKPFSCNICLNGFSSMLTLKNHQRIHTGLKQYSCSICGKTFAYKNTFDYHMRLHSGVKPYACKYCEKKFVLKQALEGHERTHTGEKPFKCSYCDKTFSVGTNLKRHERVHTGEKPFKCDVCGRGFGQANNVKAHMQVHTGVRPYYCKRCGKGFSDIRHYKNHSCNGVAATRDQSHKSSDRTFRNKKEGRDRSACHNAAVM; this is translated from the exons ATGAATCTGATGATGGAGGAGGCTATTCGTAAAATCTGCCAACTATTCCTAGTGGCTTCCTCGAGTTTACTAAATGAGAACGTGAAACTGAAGACCAAGGTCGAGCAGATGACCCAGTTGTTTCAAAACAATACACAGCCTGGTAAAA GTCCTGCAAAGGTTTGCAGTAAACCCACAGAGACGTCTTCATTGGAGAATGACTCCTCTCTGGGAGACACAGATGGACTGAATACAGACCCCTCCCCAAGAGACACCGAATCCAACGTTGAGCATATGAGAGCTGCTCTGCCAGAGGGCAACGAGAGAGACGGCCATGAAAGCCAGAAAAACGGCAATACTACTAGAGGGACACGATCCAAAGAAACCAAACGCTTCAAGTGTGATATTTGTGAGAAGACCTTCAGCCGGAACAAACGGCTGGTACAACACAAGCTAACTCACACAAGACCCTTCAAGTGTGATGTTTGTGAAAAGACCTTCAGCATGGAAGGGTCACTGGAAGCTCACACGCTAACTCACACAAGACCCTTCAAGTGTGATGTTTGTGACAAGGCCTTCAGCCGGAACCGCTTGCTGGTACGTCACAAGctaattcacacaggagagaggccaTTCGCTTGTGGTCAATGTGGCAAAATATTCAGAATGTCTAAGCAGCTCGAACATCACATGTTGCGTCACAGAGAAAAAACGTTCAGTTGCAAAGTCTGTGAAAATACATTCTCTACCAAGAAAGATCTGAAACGACATCAGCTTGTTCATGCAGTGGAGAGACCGTTCAAGTGCCTGACTTGTGGAAAGGGTTTCACAGCAAAGAAACTGCTTATCGAGCACGAGAGAATCCACACCGGTGAAAAACCATACAGCTGTGCTGTATGTGGGAAGAGTTACACACAGAGTGGTGGCCTGAGTTATCATATGCGAACACATACAGGTGAACGTCCACATTCATGCTCAGAGTGTGGTAAAAGCTTTATGACTAAATCCAGCCTTGAAAGACACAAGGTAATTCATACAGGGCAGAAACCATTTACATGTGAGACATGTGGAGCTGCTTTCGGCCATAAAGGAAACCTTGTGAGACACCAAGTGCTTCACACAGGCGAGAGACCGTACAAATGTAAAGTGTGTGGAACAAGCTACCTTCAGTCCACCCTCTTAAAAGCTCACATGCACCGTCATGGGGCAACCAAACCATTTATGTGTGACCTATGTGGGAAGACTTTTATGTACAATTTTCTAATGAGACGACACCATCTAAAATGGCACACAGCTGAAGGAGAGAAGCAGAAAGAACGAAAGAGAAAAGAGCGAACGAGAGAGAGACCAGGAACCTCAACAAAGCCATTCAGTTGCAACATATGTTTGAACGGCTTCAGCTCCATGCTAACTCTGAAAAACCATCAACGAATTCACACAGGACTAAAGCAATACTCTTGTTCCATTTGCGGAAAGACCTTTGCCTATAAAAATACTTTTGACTATCACATGAGACTTCACAGTGGAGTGAAGCCATACGCTTGTAAATACTGTGAAAAGAAATTTGTTCTTAAGCAAGCCCTTGAAGGACATGAGCGTACCCATACAGGTGAAAAGCCCTTCAAATGCAGTTATTGTGACAAGACTTTCTCAGTCGGCACCAATCTCAAAAGGCATGAGCGAGTCCACACGGGAGAGAAGCCATTCAAATGTGATGTCTGTGGGAGAGGTTTCGGCCAAGCCAACAATGTCAAAGCCCACATGCAAGTCCACACTGGAGTGAGGCCTTACTATTGCAAGAGATGTGGAAAGGGCTTTTCTGACATAAGACACTACAAAAACCATAGCTGTAATGGTGTGGCAGCGACACGCGATCAGTCTCATAAATCTTCTGACCGCACTTTCAGAAATAAGAAAGAAGGTAGAGACAGGAGTGCTTGCCATAATGCTGCTGTTATGTAG
- the LOC121582017 gene encoding zinc finger protein OZF-like isoform X4, whose translation MRAALPEGNERDGHESQKNGNTTRGTRSKETKRFKCDICEKTFSRNKRLVQHKLTHTRPFKCDVCEKTFSMEGSLEAHTLTHTRPFKCDVCDKAFSRNRLLVRHKLIHTGERPFACGQCGKIFRMSKQLEHHMLRHREKTFSCKVCENTFSTKKDLKRHQLVHAVERPFKCLTCGKGFTAKKLLIEHERIHTGEKPYSCAVCGKSYTQSGGLSYHMRTHTGERPHSCSECGKSFMTKSSLERHKVIHTGQKPFTCETCGAAFGHKGNLVRHQVLHTGERPYKCKVCGTSYLQSTLLKAHMHRHGATKPFMCDLCGKTFMYNFLMRRHHLKWHTAEGEKQKERKRKERTRERPGTSTKPFSCNICLNGFSSMLTLKNHQRIHTGLKQYSCSICGKTFAYKNTFDYHMRLHSGVKPYACKYCEKKFVLKQALEGHERTHTGEKPFKCSYCDKTFSVGTNLKRHERVHTGEKPFKCDVCGRGFGQANNVKAHMQVHTGVRPYYCKRCGKGFSDIRHYKNHSCNGVAATRDQSHKSSDRTFRNKKEGRDRSACHNAAVM comes from the coding sequence ATGAGAGCTGCTCTGCCAGAGGGCAACGAGAGAGACGGCCATGAAAGCCAGAAAAACGGCAATACTACTAGAGGGACACGATCCAAAGAAACCAAACGCTTCAAGTGTGATATTTGTGAGAAGACCTTCAGCCGGAACAAACGGCTGGTACAACACAAGCTAACTCACACAAGACCCTTCAAGTGTGATGTTTGTGAAAAGACCTTCAGCATGGAAGGGTCACTGGAAGCTCACACGCTAACTCACACAAGACCCTTCAAGTGTGATGTTTGTGACAAGGCCTTCAGCCGGAACCGCTTGCTGGTACGTCACAAGctaattcacacaggagagaggccaTTCGCTTGTGGTCAATGTGGCAAAATATTCAGAATGTCTAAGCAGCTCGAACATCACATGTTGCGTCACAGAGAAAAAACGTTCAGTTGCAAAGTCTGTGAAAATACATTCTCTACCAAGAAAGATCTGAAACGACATCAGCTTGTTCATGCAGTGGAGAGACCGTTCAAGTGCCTGACTTGTGGAAAGGGTTTCACAGCAAAGAAACTGCTTATCGAGCACGAGAGAATCCACACCGGTGAAAAACCATACAGCTGTGCTGTATGTGGGAAGAGTTACACACAGAGTGGTGGCCTGAGTTATCATATGCGAACACATACAGGTGAACGTCCACATTCATGCTCAGAGTGTGGTAAAAGCTTTATGACTAAATCCAGCCTTGAAAGACACAAGGTAATTCATACAGGGCAGAAACCATTTACATGTGAGACATGTGGAGCTGCTTTCGGCCATAAAGGAAACCTTGTGAGACACCAAGTGCTTCACACAGGCGAGAGACCGTACAAATGTAAAGTGTGTGGAACAAGCTACCTTCAGTCCACCCTCTTAAAAGCTCACATGCACCGTCATGGGGCAACCAAACCATTTATGTGTGACCTATGTGGGAAGACTTTTATGTACAATTTTCTAATGAGACGACACCATCTAAAATGGCACACAGCTGAAGGAGAGAAGCAGAAAGAACGAAAGAGAAAAGAGCGAACGAGAGAGAGACCAGGAACCTCAACAAAGCCATTCAGTTGCAACATATGTTTGAACGGCTTCAGCTCCATGCTAACTCTGAAAAACCATCAACGAATTCACACAGGACTAAAGCAATACTCTTGTTCCATTTGCGGAAAGACCTTTGCCTATAAAAATACTTTTGACTATCACATGAGACTTCACAGTGGAGTGAAGCCATACGCTTGTAAATACTGTGAAAAGAAATTTGTTCTTAAGCAAGCCCTTGAAGGACATGAGCGTACCCATACAGGTGAAAAGCCCTTCAAATGCAGTTATTGTGACAAGACTTTCTCAGTCGGCACCAATCTCAAAAGGCATGAGCGAGTCCACACGGGAGAGAAGCCATTCAAATGTGATGTCTGTGGGAGAGGTTTCGGCCAAGCCAACAATGTCAAAGCCCACATGCAAGTCCACACTGGAGTGAGGCCTTACTATTGCAAGAGATGTGGAAAGGGCTTTTCTGACATAAGACACTACAAAAACCATAGCTGTAATGGTGTGGCAGCGACACGCGATCAGTCTCATAAATCTTCTGACCGCACTTTCAGAAATAAGAAAGAAGGTAGAGACAGGAGTGCTTGCCATAATGCTGCTGTTATGTAG